A stretch of Alkalicella caledoniensis DNA encodes these proteins:
- the rpoD gene encoding RNA polymerase sigma factor RpoD, whose translation MANHDKKLAEIKQELMERGKNRGILTYKDIMDYLQEFDLSSDQIDEYYEKIISMGIEVVDDSNDDLEVLEIDSDSESEEDSEDVDLDIDISLPEGISVNDPVRMYLKEIGRVPLLSATEEVNLAKRMENGDEEAKRRLVEANLRLVVSIAKRYVGRGMLFLDLIQEGNLGLIKAVEKFDYTKGYKFSTYATWWIRQAITRAIADQARTIRIPVHMVETINKLIRVSRQLVQELGREPLPEEIAKHMDMSPERVREILKIAQEPVSLETPIGEEDDSHLGDFIEDQDAKAPAEAAAFELLREQLVDVLDTLTERERKVLRLRFGLDDGRPRTLEEVGQVFGVTRERIRQIEAKALRKLRHPSRSKRLKDYLE comes from the coding sequence GTGGCAAATCATGATAAAAAGTTGGCAGAGATTAAACAAGAGTTAATGGAAAGAGGAAAAAATAGGGGTATTTTAACCTATAAAGATATCATGGATTACCTACAAGAATTTGACTTAAGTTCAGATCAAATTGACGAATACTACGAAAAAATCATTTCCATGGGTATCGAAGTGGTAGATGATTCTAATGATGATTTAGAGGTTTTGGAGATTGATTCTGACAGTGAGTCTGAAGAGGATTCTGAAGATGTGGATCTTGATATAGATATTTCTCTACCTGAAGGTATCAGTGTTAACGACCCAGTAAGGATGTATCTTAAGGAAATAGGTAGAGTTCCTCTGCTTTCTGCTACAGAGGAAGTAAACCTAGCTAAACGTATGGAAAATGGAGATGAAGAAGCAAAAAGGCGATTAGTGGAAGCAAACCTAAGACTCGTTGTTAGTATCGCAAAAAGATATGTAGGTAGAGGTATGTTGTTCTTGGATTTAATACAAGAAGGAAACCTTGGACTTATAAAAGCTGTTGAAAAATTCGACTATACTAAAGGATATAAATTTAGTACTTATGCTACATGGTGGATAAGGCAAGCAATAACTAGAGCTATAGCCGATCAAGCTAGAACTATACGAATTCCTGTTCACATGGTTGAAACCATCAATAAACTTATTAGAGTTTCCAGACAACTAGTACAAGAGCTCGGAAGGGAACCACTACCTGAGGAAATTGCCAAACATATGGATATGTCTCCTGAAAGGGTAAGGGAAATCTTAAAGATAGCCCAAGAACCTGTTTCTTTAGAAACGCCCATAGGTGAGGAAGATGATAGTCATCTAGGCGATTTTATCGAAGACCAAGATGCAAAAGCACCAGCTGAAGCTGCAGCATTTGAACTGCTAAGGGAACAACTAGTAGATGTTTTAGATACCCTTACAGAGAGAGAAAGAAAAGTATTAAGACTTAGATTTGGGTTAGATGATGGTAGACCAAGGACTCTAGAAGAAGTTGGTCAAGTCTTCGGGGTTACCCGGGAGAGAATCCGTCAGATTGAAGCCAAAGCATTAAGAAAATTAAGACACCCAAGTAGAAGTAAAAGGCTTAAGGATTACCTAGAGTAA
- a CDS encoding tRNA (adenine(22)-N(1))-methyltransferase: MKLTPRLSVIVELVDPGAKVIDVGTDHGYIPLYLIENRIAQRCIASDVNEGPLNAAKETLATFGVLDKVSLRLGNGLQVLSSSDDIDTVVIAGMGGETIISILENSLSLILNSKLILQPMTDVILVREFLVKRGFTIIDEKIAKEENRFYEILKAVKMGEKTEYTYKELRLGPVLLQKNNKLFVEYINKQVLKNERIILNLKNSNKTDGKISVFERDNALLKEVLGEIEGTRNSTDY; encoded by the coding sequence ATGAAACTAACACCCCGCTTATCGGTAATTGTAGAATTAGTAGACCCAGGGGCTAAGGTAATAGATGTAGGAACAGATCATGGATATATACCCCTTTATTTGATTGAAAATCGTATAGCTCAAAGGTGCATAGCTAGTGATGTAAATGAAGGCCCCTTAAATGCCGCTAAAGAGACTTTGGCAACTTTTGGGGTATTAGACAAGGTTAGTTTGAGATTAGGCAATGGACTACAGGTTCTAAGCTCCTCTGATGACATTGACACAGTAGTAATTGCGGGAATGGGTGGAGAAACAATTATATCAATTTTAGAAAACAGTTTATCACTAATATTGAACTCAAAGCTAATTTTACAGCCTATGACAGATGTAATTCTTGTTAGAGAATTCTTGGTCAAAAGGGGATTTACTATAATAGATGAGAAAATAGCGAAAGAAGAGAATAGATTTTATGAGATTTTAAAGGCAGTAAAAATGGGTGAAAAGACAGAATATACATATAAGGAACTGAGACTTGGCCCGGTTTTATTACAAAAGAATAATAAATTGTTCGTTGAGTATATTAATAAACAAGTTTTGAAAAATGAGAGAATAATTTTAAACTTAAAAAACAGCAATAAGACAGATGGAAAAATTAGTGTTTTCGAGAGGGACAATGCGTTATTGAAGGAGGTTCTAGGGGAGATTGAAGGTACAAGAAATAGTACAGATTATTGA
- a CDS encoding Nif3-like dinuclear metal center hexameric protein → MKVQEIVQIIERVAPRSYAFYPDDNNGLLVGDFTSEISKVLIALDLTEDVLEEAISLGCEMIITHHPFIFKGLKNVRMDNVHGRLLTKAIRAEINIYACHTNLDVSKIGVNEALRKKLELDNGLNIKILQPTIDEKYYKLAIYVPQGDVEKVLDSITKAGAGHVGNYSHCTFQTKGTGTFTPLDGANPYIGNVSEMQYVDEVKLESIVPEKIINRVVSAMKKAHPYEEVAYDVLPLVNESESIGLGQILVLERSMTSEGLAKHIIDRLGCEAVKVFGTAENIKKIAICGGSGSSVIHLAKYNGCQALITGDVDYHKGQMAVDLGLTVIDAGHYYTEVPVLEELKRYLDGEIKGTETFVTNINTCPYKIVSKQL, encoded by the coding sequence TTGAAGGTACAAGAAATAGTACAGATTATTGAAAGAGTGGCTCCGAGGTCATATGCATTTTATCCTGATGATAATAATGGGCTTTTAGTAGGGGATTTTACCTCTGAAATAAGCAAAGTGTTAATTGCACTAGATTTAACTGAAGATGTTTTAGAGGAAGCTATTTCCCTAGGTTGTGAAATGATAATTACTCACCACCCATTCATATTTAAGGGGCTTAAAAATGTTAGAATGGACAACGTACATGGTAGACTCCTTACAAAGGCCATCAGAGCGGAAATTAACATTTATGCATGTCACACAAACTTAGACGTTTCTAAAATAGGTGTAAATGAAGCTCTAAGAAAGAAGCTAGAACTAGATAATGGTCTCAACATTAAAATTTTACAGCCAACCATTGATGAGAAATACTACAAATTAGCTATTTATGTACCACAGGGGGATGTAGAGAAAGTTTTAGACTCAATTACAAAGGCGGGGGCTGGTCATGTAGGTAATTATAGTCACTGTACCTTTCAAACAAAGGGTACAGGTACGTTTACCCCACTGGATGGTGCTAATCCGTACATAGGTAATGTTAGTGAGATGCAGTATGTAGACGAGGTTAAACTAGAATCGATAGTTCCTGAAAAGATTATAAATAGGGTTGTAAGTGCAATGAAAAAAGCGCACCCTTATGAGGAAGTAGCTTATGACGTTCTTCCTTTAGTAAATGAAAGTGAATCTATAGGATTAGGACAAATTCTTGTATTAGAAAGATCCATGACTTCAGAAGGGTTAGCAAAACATATTATAGACAGGCTTGGTTGTGAAGCTGTTAAGGTTTTTGGGACTGCGGAAAATATTAAAAAAATAGCTATTTGTGGGGGAAGTGGTAGTTCTGTAATTCACCTAGCTAAGTACAATGGATGCCAGGCTTTAATAACAGGGGATGTTGACTACCATAAAGGTCAGATGGCTGTAGATCTAGGGTTAACGGTAATCGATGCTGGACATTATTACACAGAGGTGCCTGTATTAGAAGAGCTAAAAAGGTATCTTGACGGGGAGATTAAAGGGACTGAGACATTTGTTACAAATATAAACACATGTCCATATAAAATAGTATCAAAGCAGCTTTAA
- a CDS encoding ferritin: MLSEKLLNELNLQIKHELASANYYLAMAAHCASEDLGGFAHFFMIQGDEERFHAMKFYNFINDLGGKVKIYGFEDPRNDFQSLEEVFTAALKHEQFVTGRIHTLLDLANQEKHYPTISFLQWFVDEQVEEEASMNQILSKIKRLGEDNPGIYMLDDELAKRTFTPPAAE, translated from the coding sequence ATGCTCTCAGAAAAACTATTAAATGAATTGAACTTGCAAATTAAACACGAATTAGCTTCTGCTAACTATTACTTAGCTATGGCTGCACACTGCGCCTCTGAGGATTTAGGTGGCTTTGCACATTTCTTTATGATTCAAGGCGATGAAGAGAGATTCCATGCCATGAAATTCTACAATTTCATAAATGATTTAGGTGGCAAAGTGAAAATTTACGGTTTTGAAGATCCAAGAAATGACTTTCAATCCCTTGAGGAAGTTTTTACAGCAGCACTAAAGCACGAGCAGTTTGTTACAGGTAGAATACATACCCTATTAGATCTTGCTAACCAAGAAAAGCACTATCCAACCATTAGCTTCCTACAATGGTTTGTTGATGAACAAGTTGAAGAAGAAGCTAGTATGAACCAAATCCTTAGCAAAATCAAAAGGCTAGGTGAAGACAACCCAGGTATCTATATGCTAGATGATGAGCTTGCAAAAAGAACCTTCACACCACCTGCAGCAGAATAG
- a CDS encoding MATE family efflux transporter — MNKNRDLILNGNISKVLFKLSLPIMLGNLIQTLYQLTDAYWVGKLGTEEFAATVFVWPIVFVMMSFGIGMNIAGTAIISQYIGADNTKDAKKVAGQIVAFSFVFSLVLAVVGNVFSPTILRLLGAEGAMFTHANTYLRIVFTGMPTMFVFFAYQCVKQGQGDTLTPMILSGISVFSNMILDPIFILDGYGGLGLGLGVAGAAWATVISRAIIAVYGVYILFFKEKLMPLKLSDLKLNIPVMKSIIKVGLPSSLGQSMEGLGFMFLNAFILAYGDSTITAFGIGNKINSLVLMPAMGIGSALAMVIGQNIGADNMKRVKEAFRSSIMISCSILMFGGLIIFSAAPYVVGIFTEDPVVLEQGVYYLKLISITIPLMGIFQSFIGTFQGAGKTTWVMLITAGRLWAIRLPLIWYFAKFTSYGEKTVWYSMVVSNLITCIVGYAFYLNKGWQKKIIEENNDPDRTERLQAS, encoded by the coding sequence ATGAATAAAAATAGAGATTTAATACTCAATGGCAATATATCTAAAGTTTTGTTTAAATTGTCCTTGCCTATCATGCTAGGTAATCTTATTCAAACACTTTATCAATTAACAGATGCTTATTGGGTTGGAAAGCTAGGCACAGAGGAATTTGCGGCGACAGTTTTTGTCTGGCCCATAGTATTTGTAATGATGTCTTTTGGTATAGGTATGAACATAGCAGGAACCGCAATTATATCCCAGTATATAGGGGCAGATAACACAAAGGATGCCAAGAAGGTGGCAGGTCAAATAGTCGCATTTTCATTTGTTTTTTCCCTTGTTTTAGCAGTAGTTGGCAACGTATTTTCTCCAACGATTCTAAGGCTATTAGGAGCTGAAGGAGCAATGTTTACACATGCCAATACTTATTTAAGAATAGTTTTTACTGGTATGCCTACAATGTTTGTGTTTTTTGCTTATCAATGTGTGAAGCAAGGTCAAGGAGATACACTAACCCCAATGATACTAAGTGGTATATCAGTTTTCAGTAACATGATTTTAGATCCAATATTTATCTTAGATGGTTATGGTGGGCTTGGTCTTGGCCTTGGTGTTGCTGGTGCTGCATGGGCCACAGTAATTAGTAGAGCAATAATCGCTGTATACGGTGTGTACATTCTCTTCTTTAAAGAGAAACTAATGCCGTTAAAACTCAGTGACCTTAAGCTAAACATACCAGTAATGAAGAGTATCATAAAAGTAGGGCTTCCGTCATCATTAGGTCAATCCATGGAAGGGCTAGGGTTTATGTTCCTCAATGCTTTTATCCTTGCATATGGTGATAGTACAATCACGGCATTTGGCATTGGTAACAAAATCAACTCTTTGGTCCTTATGCCTGCCATGGGCATAGGATCAGCTCTTGCCATGGTTATAGGACAAAACATTGGTGCTGATAATATGAAAAGGGTTAAGGAAGCTTTTCGTAGCAGTATTATGATTTCTTGTAGTATATTGATGTTTGGTGGTTTGATTATTTTTTCAGCTGCACCATATGTGGTAGGAATTTTTACTGAAGATCCTGTGGTTTTAGAACAAGGTGTATACTACTTAAAGCTCATTTCCATTACTATTCCTTTGATGGGAATTTTCCAGTCATTTATTGGGACATTTCAAGGGGCAGGGAAGACAACATGGGTCATGTTAATAACTGCTGGAAGACTATGGGCCATAAGGCTACCACTGATTTGGTATTTTGCTAAGTTTACTTCCTATGGAGAGAAAACAGTATGGTATTCCATGGTAGTAAGTAATCTTATAACTTGCATTGTGGGATATGCATTTTACTTGAATAAAGGATGGCAGAAAAAAATTATTGAAGAGAATAACGACCCAGACAGAACTGAAAGACTCCAAGCTAGCTAA
- a CDS encoding permease: MSKIIDISFVTWSLMKETAFWFLIGLIIAGIIHQFIPQRFLQKILGGRGIFPIFWASGLGVLLPVCSCGIIPVAVALHKKGVAVGPALALCVSAPAVNPAAFGLALTTLGYPVTMGYLLTVIGAALILGIVANKTVAPVQYISEKKKCGCCNNGSHDKHKSSLLNGFKWSFNTLAVELAPALVYGFLVAGVMMVIIPEDIIKSALGFSGIIAYPLTAFVGVFMFVCNVGAIPFVASLLSQGALPGIAIVFLITGPATNTGQLFLLNKAFGSKAMLLYAFIVPSISILGASIFGMVKPDLEVSINLTNTSGHDGTVWGILFVFVLIFALLKENRKHNH, encoded by the coding sequence ATGAGTAAAATTATAGATATATCTTTTGTAACTTGGAGCCTCATGAAGGAAACGGCATTTTGGTTTTTGATAGGATTGATCATAGCTGGAATTATTCATCAATTTATACCCCAAAGATTTTTGCAGAAAATCCTTGGTGGTAGAGGTATCTTCCCTATATTTTGGGCAAGTGGATTAGGAGTACTCTTACCTGTTTGTAGTTGTGGAATTATACCTGTGGCCGTAGCGCTACATAAGAAAGGTGTGGCAGTAGGCCCTGCCCTGGCACTTTGTGTTTCCGCACCTGCAGTCAATCCCGCAGCTTTTGGTTTAGCTCTTACAACCCTTGGTTATCCTGTAACAATGGGGTACTTACTAACAGTCATTGGAGCGGCACTAATCTTGGGTATTGTTGCAAATAAAACTGTAGCTCCTGTTCAATACATATCGGAAAAAAAGAAATGTGGTTGCTGTAATAATGGCTCCCATGATAAACATAAAAGTAGCTTGCTAAATGGATTTAAGTGGTCATTTAACACATTGGCAGTGGAGCTGGCACCTGCTTTAGTCTATGGATTTTTAGTGGCTGGAGTGATGATGGTTATAATTCCAGAAGATATAATTAAATCTGCTCTAGGGTTCTCTGGAATAATTGCTTATCCATTAACAGCTTTTGTTGGTGTATTTATGTTTGTGTGCAATGTGGGGGCAATCCCCTTTGTTGCTTCTTTATTAAGCCAAGGTGCATTGCCAGGTATAGCTATTGTATTCTTAATAACAGGCCCTGCTACAAATACAGGCCAATTGTTCTTACTGAACAAGGCATTTGGAAGCAAAGCTATGCTGTTATACGCTTTTATTGTTCCGAGTATTTCAATACTGGGCGCCAGTATTTTTGGGATGGTAAAGCCCGATTTAGAGGTATCCATAAACTTAACCAATACAAGTGGCCATGATGGTACAGTGTGGGGGATATTATTTGTTTTTGTACTTATATTTGCTCTTCTTAAGGAAAACAGGAAACATAATCATTAG
- a CDS encoding uroporphyrinogen decarboxylase family protein, producing the protein MNLYEYCSNSERPLKMVLGSFPGIKLNNFTFKETYTDPYKMSKVALDFDSLFKLDFIRTITDLVFECEILGVYTNFPPMSHPFISRPIVNSNLDIAKVRYKLDKSQRFFIYKEAYRQVKEQTDTPLVASITGPLTILASLTSQDYFRYLMKNNDIDNIKLLLEIITNLSLDLVSQLNTIKPHCLMVSDPVASFLTPSQFNNFLLPALNQIFNQFKDMTILHICGDINSILNNVFMVKAQGISVDETLNIENVLTHAPAEKVILGNISPISTMLNKQPFDVELEAKELLKHTKQYSNFIPATGCTLPYKTPMENIKSFIDA; encoded by the coding sequence ATGAATCTTTACGAGTATTGTTCAAACAGTGAAAGACCATTGAAAATGGTTTTAGGAAGCTTCCCTGGAATAAAACTAAATAATTTCACTTTCAAAGAAACCTATACAGACCCTTATAAAATGAGTAAAGTAGCTCTAGATTTTGACTCATTGTTTAAACTTGACTTCATTAGAACCATTACAGACTTAGTTTTCGAGTGCGAAATTTTAGGGGTATATACTAACTTTCCACCAATGTCCCACCCTTTTATTTCCCGCCCCATAGTTAACTCCAATTTAGATATTGCAAAAGTCAGATATAAGTTAGATAAAAGCCAAAGATTTTTCATATATAAAGAAGCGTACAGGCAAGTTAAAGAACAGACTGATACTCCTTTGGTTGCTTCAATTACTGGGCCTTTAACCATATTAGCATCCCTTACTTCACAAGATTACTTTCGTTATCTCATGAAAAATAACGATATTGACAATATAAAGCTGTTACTTGAAATTATCACAAATCTCAGTCTAGATTTAGTTAGTCAATTAAATACCATTAAACCACATTGTCTTATGGTTTCGGATCCTGTGGCTTCATTTCTAACTCCCAGTCAGTTTAATAACTTCCTACTCCCTGCCCTTAATCAGATATTTAATCAATTTAAAGACATGACAATTCTACATATTTGTGGAGATATAAACTCAATTCTTAATAATGTATTTATGGTCAAAGCCCAAGGAATTTCCGTGGACGAAACCCTTAATATAGAAAATGTACTAACACATGCCCCTGCAGAAAAGGTTATTCTAGGCAACATTTCTCCCATAAGCACAATGTTAAATAAGCAACCCTTTGATGTTGAATTGGAAGCAAAAGAACTTTTAAAGCACACGAAGCAATATAGCAATTTCATACCTGCTACAGGGTGCACATTACCATACAAAACCCCTATGGAAAACATAAAATCCTTCATTGATGCCTAG
- a CDS encoding DUF896 domain-containing protein has translation MLTKDKIDRINYLARKKKEQGLTPGEEREQHSLRQEYLGAVRGQVRSTLDRTKFVNEEGNEILVKHSYKHKNCGCGCNGHSQNKNHTHHDDCGCDHVH, from the coding sequence TTGTTAACTAAAGATAAAATTGATAGAATTAATTATTTAGCTAGAAAAAAGAAAGAACAAGGCCTCACACCAGGAGAGGAGCGAGAACAGCATAGTTTGAGACAAGAATATCTTGGTGCAGTACGGGGGCAAGTGAGATCTACCCTTGATAGGACAAAGTTTGTTAATGAAGAAGGCAACGAGATTTTAGTAAAACATAGTTACAAGCATAAAAATTGTGGTTGCGGGTGTAACGGCCATTCCCAAAATAAAAACCATACACACCACGATGATTGTGGGTGTGACCATGTACACTAG